In Flavobacterium okayamense, a single window of DNA contains:
- a CDS encoding D-alanine--D-alanine ligase, giving the protein MNLRLAWHKLTHWEYWPYQVVYTPIYFQYLYYALRTRSFFYFNASNPTIRNGGFFMESKKEIYDLIPEAYYPKTVLIKSGTSLEEVNDVIIKNKIEFPFITKPDIGLRGTAVKKIDTEEDLINYTSKANFDFLIQEFISYPNEIGLFYVKLPNQINGKITGIVSKEFLIIKGNGKNSIKELLLKDPRYEFQLGVLQKEYGDKLNQILPENESLNLVPYGNHCRGTKFIDFSHYITPRLEETFTQICNQINGFYYGRMDIMFDSFEKLEEGKNFQIVEINGAISEPTHIYDPNHSLLFGWKELIRHFHYLYKISKHNKKNGATYLSFKDGVSELKKHNQFYNRILKF; this is encoded by the coding sequence ATGAATCTTCGATTAGCTTGGCATAAACTAACCCATTGGGAATATTGGCCATACCAAGTGGTGTATACACCTATATATTTTCAATATTTATATTACGCTTTAAGAACACGTTCTTTTTTTTATTTTAATGCCTCTAATCCAACAATTAGAAATGGAGGTTTTTTCATGGAATCAAAAAAAGAAATTTATGATTTAATACCAGAGGCATATTATCCAAAAACTGTTTTGATAAAATCAGGAACAAGTTTAGAAGAAGTAAATGATGTCATAATTAAAAATAAAATTGAATTTCCTTTTATTACTAAGCCAGATATTGGATTACGTGGAACTGCAGTAAAAAAAATTGATACAGAAGAAGACTTAATTAATTATACTTCAAAAGCAAATTTCGATTTTTTAATTCAAGAATTTATTTCATACCCTAATGAAATAGGTTTATTTTATGTAAAATTACCAAACCAAATAAATGGTAAAATTACAGGAATTGTTTCAAAAGAATTCTTAATAATAAAAGGCAACGGAAAGAATTCTATAAAAGAATTACTTTTAAAAGATCCACGATACGAATTTCAACTAGGAGTACTACAAAAAGAATATGGAGATAAATTAAATCAAATTTTACCTGAAAATGAATCTCTTAATTTAGTTCCTTATGGCAATCACTGTAGAGGTACAAAATTTATCGATTTTAGCCATTATATTACACCAAGATTAGAAGAAACCTTTACCCAAATTTGTAATCAAATAAATGGATTTTATTATGGCCGTATGGATATAATGTTTGATTCGTTTGAAAAACTTGAAGAAGGTAAAAACTTCCAAATAGTTGAAATTAATGGTGCAATTAGCGAACCAACACACATTTACGACCCTAATCATTCTTTATTATTCGGTTGGAAAGAATTAATACGTCATTTCCATTACTTATATAAAATTAGCAAACACAACAAAAAAAATGGAGCTACTTATTTGAGTTTTAAAGATGGGGTTTCTGAATTAAAAAAACATAATCAATTTTATAATCGAATATTGAAGTTTTAA
- a CDS encoding DinB family protein, translating to MLVISVQNNLKEIIDLLHQLTDEQFSFKHHELSNASIGEHTRHIIELYQCLISNYNNGIINYDLRERNPIIQTQTSEAIKAIETILNKVEKENKSLKIEQGKDECLLSIETNYFRELLYNLEHSIHHQALIKVAILKFPEIKICDNFGVASSTIEYRLQCAQ from the coding sequence ATGCTTGTTATTTCCGTTCAAAACAATCTTAAAGAAATTATTGATTTACTTCATCAATTAACGGATGAACAGTTTTCGTTCAAGCATCATGAATTAAGTAACGCAAGTATTGGCGAACACACGCGACATATTATTGAATTGTATCAATGTTTGATTAGTAATTATAATAATGGAATAATTAATTACGATTTAAGAGAACGAAATCCTATAATTCAAACACAAACATCAGAAGCTATAAAGGCAATTGAAACCATTTTAAACAAAGTTGAGAAAGAAAATAAAAGTTTAAAAATTGAACAAGGTAAAGATGAATGTTTATTATCAATAGAGACCAATTATTTTAGAGAATTACTTTATAATTTAGAACATTCAATACATCATCAAGCTTTAATAAAAGTTGCTATTTTAAAGTTTCCAGAAATTAAAATCTGTGATAACTTTGGAGTTGCCAGTTCTACAATCGAATACCGTTTACAATGTGCACAGTAA
- a CDS encoding NRDE family protein: protein MCTVTFVPTNEGCILTSNRDETTLRGRAIAPKEYNGKHKNLVYPKDPKANGTWIVHDYSNCAILLNGAEEKHHHRNDYRKSRGLILLDIFDSKNAIKEWDAIDLDNIEPFTIVLFHQQELFQLRWNEIEKSKIKLLNTEHHIWSSSTLYSKEIREHRQFLFNQHLKKSNYTSNEILDFHQFKDEEDTNNTIIIKRTEHLKTVSITQFTIENTQIELNYIDLYE from the coding sequence ATGTGCACAGTAACTTTTGTACCTACGAATGAAGGATGTATCCTTACTTCAAATAGAGATGAAACTACTTTAAGAGGAAGAGCAATTGCACCAAAAGAATATAATGGAAAACATAAAAATTTAGTATATCCAAAAGATCCTAAAGCAAATGGAACATGGATTGTACACGATTATTCAAATTGTGCAATTCTATTAAATGGAGCAGAAGAAAAACATCATCACAGAAATGATTATCGTAAAAGTAGAGGTTTAATTTTATTAGATATTTTCGATTCAAAAAATGCAATTAAAGAATGGGATGCAATTGATTTAGATAATATTGAACCATTCACTATTGTATTATTCCATCAACAAGAATTATTTCAGTTACGATGGAATGAGATTGAAAAATCAAAAATAAAATTATTAAATACTGAACATCATATTTGGTCTTCGTCTACTTTATATTCAAAAGAGATAAGAGAACACAGACAGTTTTTATTTAATCAACATCTAAAAAAATCTAATTATACTTCCAATGAAATTTTAGATTTTCATCAATTTAAAGATGAAGAAGATACAAATAACACAATTATTATAAAGAGGACTGAACATTTAAAAACTGTTAGTATTACACAGTTTACAATTGAGAATACTCAAATTGAACTAAACTATATTGATTTATACGAATGA